A single region of the Mercenaria mercenaria strain notata chromosome 6, MADL_Memer_1, whole genome shotgun sequence genome encodes:
- the LOC123548903 gene encoding uncharacterized protein LOC123548903 isoform X2: MRTLLVCGYTLKKRFDKKCKKCEEQQESILKEILAQNKDTLFARDHSLENVNSVQNFRETMTLTSYDNYRKYAEMIKEDGAENILFPGKAYFLALTSGTTSGKSKVFPKSQKARNKAMPWILAMIYNMVYATGNQLLKKWLYVKIVPKLIVTNSGIESGPIAAVTYKFNFPFSAVPNLSVQTEYEALYIHLAFSLAEDDVCCFSTMVSTTALSLFTVMEKNWSSLCNDIENGALSENLDVSVLERNRLNRLLKPNPKRAAFLRKEFAKGFRGIVSRIWPTCPCLLALKTGVFETPAKIVKEKYLGELHIASLMHNGTETIYGMNIDPMAEPDVNYVPILPLIFFEFLPIEEFGEKLPSTLLAHQVKVGQMYEIVITTFDGLYRYRTEDVVKINGFYGTTPVYQFMHRAGDILSANMEKVPEFLLHDAIYAAAATWKKSIVEFTSCESVHVQLARASDTSSGYVVFIELRDAKKLNEQEIELVDKELCERHTVYATMRKNKKLRSVQIIQMKTGAFDSVKKMMLASNPNVFSMQYKLPRIMRRSDILKAMLDMEYN, translated from the exons ATGAGAACCTTATTAGTGTGTGGGTATACACTGAAGAAACGTTTTGATAAGAAATGCAAGAAATGTGAAGAACAACAAGAAAGTATTCTGAAAGAAATCTTAGCACAAAACAAGGATACACTTTTTGCAAGGGATCACAGTCTGGAAAATGTTAACTCTGTACAAAATTTTAGGGAAACTATGACGCTCACATCTTACGATAACTACCGGAAATATGCTGAAATGATAAAAGAAGATGGTGCAGAAAACATACTTTTTCCCGGAAAAGCTTACTTCCTGGCGCTTACTTCCGGTACAACTTCCGGTAAAAGCAAAGTATTTCCGAAAAGCCAAAAAGCGCGGAATAAGGCGATGCCATGGATTCTTGCAATGATATACAACATGGTATATGCTACTGGAAATCAACTCCTAAAGAAGTGGCTGTATGTTAAAATTGTTCCAAAGCTAATTGTCACAAATTCCGGAATAGAATCTGGACCCATTGCAGCCGTTACATACAAATTCAACTTTCCATTTTCAGCAGTACCAAATCTTTCCGTACAAACTGAGTACGAAGCTTTGTACATTCACTTAGCATTTAGTCTTGCAGAAGATGACGTGTGCTGTTTTTCAACAATGGTGTCAACAACAGCATTATCCTTGTTCACAGTAATGGAGAAGAATTGGAGCTCGCTCTGCAATGACATAGAAAATGGGGCACTTTCAGAAAATTTGGACGTTTCTGTTCTTGAAAGAAATCGATTAAATAGGCTGCTGAAACCTAATCCAAAGCGTGCTGCCTTCTTGAGAAAAGAATTTGCTAAAGGATTTAGGGGTATTGTGTCTAGAATATGGCCGACCTGTCCGTGTCTTCTGGCCCTCAAGACTGGCGTGTTTGAAACACCG GCAAAAATTGTTAAGGAAAAATACCTAGGTGAACTTCACATTGCTTCTTTAATGCATAATGGAACTGAAACGATCTATGGTATGAACATTGATCCCATGGCAGAACCAGATGTCAACTACGTGCCTATATTACCCTTAATCTTCTTTGAGTTTCTTCCGATTGAGGAATTTGGAGAGAAATTACCATCAACATTGCTCGCGCACCag GTGAAAGTTGGACAAATGTACGAGATAGTCATTACTACATTTGATGGGTTGTATCGGTATAGAACGGAAGATGTCGTCAAGATAAACGGTTTCTATGGTACAACACCAGTATACCAGTTTATGCACAG AGCTGGTGATATTCTATCAGCCAACATGGAAAAAGTGCCCGAATTTCTCCTCCATGATGCAATTTATGCTGCAGCTGCAACATGGAAGAAAAGTATTGTAGAGTTTACCAGCTGTGAAAGTGTGCATGTTCAGCTTGCTAGAG CGTCCGATACTAGCTCTGGATACGTTGTGTTCATTGAATTGAGAGATGCAAAGAAATTAAATGAACAAGAGATAGAACTA GTTGATAAGGAATTGTGTGAAAGACATACTGTATATGCGACAATGCGCAAGAACAAAAAACTACGATCAGTTCAAATAATTCAGATGAAAACGGGCGCATTCGACTCAGTCAAGAAAATGATGTTAGCTTCAAACCCAAATGTATTTAGCATGCAATATAAATTACCAAGAATCATGAGAAGGAGTGACATTTTGAAGGCTATGTTAGATATGGAATATAATTGA
- the LOC123548903 gene encoding uncharacterized protein LOC123548903 isoform X1, which translates to MYHITRSKLLYTSVFFLVIGGGRFIYCWKQEDSGFLPDIVVASSIAIALILIDIYRLKPAPSHTLSSLILQYIFMRTLLVCGYTLKKRFDKKCKKCEEQQESILKEILAQNKDTLFARDHSLENVNSVQNFRETMTLTSYDNYRKYAEMIKEDGAENILFPGKAYFLALTSGTTSGKSKVFPKSQKARNKAMPWILAMIYNMVYATGNQLLKKWLYVKIVPKLIVTNSGIESGPIAAVTYKFNFPFSAVPNLSVQTEYEALYIHLAFSLAEDDVCCFSTMVSTTALSLFTVMEKNWSSLCNDIENGALSENLDVSVLERNRLNRLLKPNPKRAAFLRKEFAKGFRGIVSRIWPTCPCLLALKTGVFETPAKIVKEKYLGELHIASLMHNGTETIYGMNIDPMAEPDVNYVPILPLIFFEFLPIEEFGEKLPSTLLAHQVKVGQMYEIVITTFDGLYRYRTEDVVKINGFYGTTPVYQFMHRAGDILSANMEKVPEFLLHDAIYAAAATWKKSIVEFTSCESVHVQLARASDTSSGYVVFIELRDAKKLNEQEIELVDKELCERHTVYATMRKNKKLRSVQIIQMKTGAFDSVKKMMLASNPNVFSMQYKLPRIMRRSDILKAMLDMEYN; encoded by the exons ATGTATCATATAACCAGAAGCAAGCTACTGTACACATCTGTATTCTTCTTAGTAATCGGTGGCGGACGATTTATTTATTGCTGGAAACAAGAAGACTCGGGATTTCTGCCAG ATATAGTCGTCGCCAGCAGCATTGCGATTGCCTTAATTCTGATAGACATTTACAGACTGAAACCAGCGCCATCCCACACATTAAGCAGTTTAATTTTGCAGTACATATTCATGAGAACCTTATTAGTGTGTGGGTATACACTGAAGAAACGTTTTGATAAGAAATGCAAGAAATGTGAAGAACAACAAGAAAGTATTCTGAAAGAAATCTTAGCACAAAACAAGGATACACTTTTTGCAAGGGATCACAGTCTGGAAAATGTTAACTCTGTACAAAATTTTAGGGAAACTATGACGCTCACATCTTACGATAACTACCGGAAATATGCTGAAATGATAAAAGAAGATGGTGCAGAAAACATACTTTTTCCCGGAAAAGCTTACTTCCTGGCGCTTACTTCCGGTACAACTTCCGGTAAAAGCAAAGTATTTCCGAAAAGCCAAAAAGCGCGGAATAAGGCGATGCCATGGATTCTTGCAATGATATACAACATGGTATATGCTACTGGAAATCAACTCCTAAAGAAGTGGCTGTATGTTAAAATTGTTCCAAAGCTAATTGTCACAAATTCCGGAATAGAATCTGGACCCATTGCAGCCGTTACATACAAATTCAACTTTCCATTTTCAGCAGTACCAAATCTTTCCGTACAAACTGAGTACGAAGCTTTGTACATTCACTTAGCATTTAGTCTTGCAGAAGATGACGTGTGCTGTTTTTCAACAATGGTGTCAACAACAGCATTATCCTTGTTCACAGTAATGGAGAAGAATTGGAGCTCGCTCTGCAATGACATAGAAAATGGGGCACTTTCAGAAAATTTGGACGTTTCTGTTCTTGAAAGAAATCGATTAAATAGGCTGCTGAAACCTAATCCAAAGCGTGCTGCCTTCTTGAGAAAAGAATTTGCTAAAGGATTTAGGGGTATTGTGTCTAGAATATGGCCGACCTGTCCGTGTCTTCTGGCCCTCAAGACTGGCGTGTTTGAAACACCG GCAAAAATTGTTAAGGAAAAATACCTAGGTGAACTTCACATTGCTTCTTTAATGCATAATGGAACTGAAACGATCTATGGTATGAACATTGATCCCATGGCAGAACCAGATGTCAACTACGTGCCTATATTACCCTTAATCTTCTTTGAGTTTCTTCCGATTGAGGAATTTGGAGAGAAATTACCATCAACATTGCTCGCGCACCag GTGAAAGTTGGACAAATGTACGAGATAGTCATTACTACATTTGATGGGTTGTATCGGTATAGAACGGAAGATGTCGTCAAGATAAACGGTTTCTATGGTACAACACCAGTATACCAGTTTATGCACAG AGCTGGTGATATTCTATCAGCCAACATGGAAAAAGTGCCCGAATTTCTCCTCCATGATGCAATTTATGCTGCAGCTGCAACATGGAAGAAAAGTATTGTAGAGTTTACCAGCTGTGAAAGTGTGCATGTTCAGCTTGCTAGAG CGTCCGATACTAGCTCTGGATACGTTGTGTTCATTGAATTGAGAGATGCAAAGAAATTAAATGAACAAGAGATAGAACTA GTTGATAAGGAATTGTGTGAAAGACATACTGTATATGCGACAATGCGCAAGAACAAAAAACTACGATCAGTTCAAATAATTCAGATGAAAACGGGCGCATTCGACTCAGTCAAGAAAATGATGTTAGCTTCAAACCCAAATGTATTTAGCATGCAATATAAATTACCAAGAATCATGAGAAGGAGTGACATTTTGAAGGCTATGTTAGATATGGAATATAATTGA